A window of the Gordonia humi genome harbors these coding sequences:
- a CDS encoding phytoene desaturase family protein yields the protein MTTPLQYDAIVIGAGAGGLFAAARLAKSGYRTLVVEQLDKVGGRASTTEIDGFKVNDGAIVIELGGITEETCAEVGAEFDIREPNPPILYRIGNKDVDVTGGGWGLLLGKLTRQGAKLVKGIGAARNDSGLPEDELSTADWVRKYTKNEGVHGIFRNMCASVFAVSSEELPARVFLTYFTRKSAFKRFGFHPAGSIGLWESLADAFTELGGDLWLSADATSIHVEDGRVTGVTVHRDGADVEVSAPIVVSDTGPFATLELAGREAFPAEYVSLVEARNRPCAMIAVNFASQEPLMEAPGMLSFAKSRRLAYLANFTDICPEMAPAGWHLYVGTAVPEPAVGDFDEAAETALLFEDLREAIPGFDEKARILSTTVTRDGWPPQRAVAGFDMPHTTEVAGLWNVGDGVKQYANGGTTACAETAQLVVDEIKNEFPVAAR from the coding sequence ATGACCACCCCACTTCAGTACGACGCCATCGTGATCGGTGCAGGCGCAGGAGGTCTGTTCGCCGCCGCCCGCCTGGCCAAGAGCGGATACCGCACCCTGGTCGTCGAACAGCTCGACAAAGTCGGCGGCCGAGCATCGACCACCGAGATCGACGGTTTCAAGGTGAACGACGGAGCGATCGTCATCGAACTCGGCGGCATCACCGAAGAGACCTGCGCCGAGGTCGGAGCCGAGTTCGACATCCGCGAACCGAATCCACCGATCCTCTACCGCATCGGCAACAAGGACGTAGACGTGACCGGTGGCGGCTGGGGTCTGCTGCTGGGCAAGCTGACTCGTCAGGGAGCCAAGCTCGTCAAGGGGATCGGCGCCGCCCGCAACGATTCGGGACTGCCCGAGGACGAGCTGTCCACCGCCGACTGGGTGCGCAAGTACACCAAGAACGAGGGCGTGCACGGGATCTTCCGAAACATGTGCGCCTCGGTGTTCGCCGTCAGCTCCGAAGAGCTGCCCGCACGCGTATTCCTCACGTACTTCACTCGCAAGAGTGCGTTCAAGCGCTTCGGGTTCCACCCCGCGGGCTCGATCGGGCTCTGGGAGTCGCTGGCCGACGCCTTCACCGAACTCGGCGGCGACCTCTGGTTGTCGGCCGACGCGACGTCCATTCACGTCGAGGACGGCAGAGTCACCGGGGTGACGGTGCACCGCGACGGCGCCGACGTCGAGGTCTCCGCACCGATCGTGGTCAGCGACACCGGGCCGTTCGCCACTCTCGAACTGGCCGGCCGCGAGGCCTTCCCGGCCGAGTACGTGTCGCTCGTCGAGGCTCGGAACCGTCCGTGCGCGATGATCGCGGTGAACTTCGCCAGCCAGGAGCCGCTGATGGAGGCCCCCGGCATGCTGAGTTTCGCGAAGTCTCGCCGACTCGCCTACCTGGCGAACTTCACCGACATCTGCCCGGAGATGGCCCCGGCCGGCTGGCACCTGTACGTCGGCACCGCGGTGCCTGAGCCGGCCGTCGGCGACTTCGACGAGGCCGCTGAGACCGCGCTGCTGTTCGAGGATCTGCGCGAAGCCATTCCCGGCTTCGACGAGAAGGCGCGGATCCTCAGCACCACTGTCACCCGCGACGGCTGGCCGCCGCAGCGGGCGGTGGCGGGCTTCGACATGCCTCATACGACCGAGGTCGCCGGCCTGTGGAATGTCGGCGACGGCGTCAAGCAGTACGCGAACGGCGGCACCACGGCCTGTGCGGAGACCGCGCAACTCGTGGTCGACGAGATCAAGAACGAATTTCCGGTGGCTGCTCGCTGA
- a CDS encoding acyl-CoA dehydrogenase family protein: protein MSGLIQDTDEHQAIRDSVGAITKRYGQEYFLERSRAGGDIDELWRELGDAGLLGVHLPEEYGGGGGGMAEAVVVVEELSAHGLPMLIWVISPAICGSILAAHADHEMKQKWLPGMADGTKKMAFGLTEPDAGSNSHNLKTTARRDGDGWLISGQKYYISAIDQADALLVITRDADLSGERSALSIFVVPTDAPGLTMQEIPTAIVSSDKQFTVFLDDVRVGPDALVGEAGRGLQQVFSGLNPERILVGAICGGIGRFAVEKASAYARDRKVWNTPIGAHQGLSHPLAESHIAVEVSRLATRHAAELADSDSPAVGEASNIAKFAASEAALKALDQAIQTHGGNGLSKEYGLSELWFVTRLMRTAPVSREMVLNFVAQTSLGLPRSY, encoded by the coding sequence ATGTCCGGACTGATCCAAGACACCGACGAGCACCAGGCCATTCGCGACAGCGTCGGCGCCATCACCAAGCGCTACGGCCAGGAGTACTTCCTGGAGCGTTCGCGGGCCGGCGGCGACATCGACGAACTGTGGCGCGAACTCGGTGACGCGGGACTGCTCGGCGTGCACCTTCCGGAGGAATACGGCGGCGGAGGCGGCGGCATGGCCGAGGCCGTGGTCGTCGTCGAGGAACTCTCCGCACACGGTCTGCCGATGCTCATCTGGGTGATCTCGCCGGCCATCTGCGGAAGCATTCTGGCTGCGCACGCGGACCACGAGATGAAACAGAAGTGGCTGCCCGGCATGGCCGACGGCACTAAGAAGATGGCATTCGGACTCACCGAACCCGATGCGGGCTCCAACAGTCACAACCTCAAGACGACCGCGCGTCGCGACGGCGACGGTTGGCTGATCTCGGGTCAGAAGTACTACATCTCGGCGATCGACCAGGCGGACGCGCTGTTGGTGATCACCAGGGACGCCGATCTCTCCGGTGAACGAAGCGCCTTGTCGATCTTCGTCGTGCCGACCGACGCGCCCGGTCTGACGATGCAGGAGATCCCCACGGCGATCGTCTCGTCCGACAAACAGTTCACCGTGTTCCTCGACGATGTCCGGGTGGGTCCGGACGCGCTGGTCGGCGAGGCGGGCCGAGGTCTGCAGCAGGTGTTCAGCGGTCTGAATCCCGAGCGGATTCTGGTCGGCGCGATCTGCGGCGGCATCGGACGCTTCGCCGTGGAGAAGGCCTCCGCGTACGCCCGCGACCGCAAGGTGTGGAACACGCCGATCGGTGCGCACCAGGGCCTGTCGCATCCCCTCGCCGAATCGCACATCGCCGTCGAGGTGTCACGCCTGGCCACCCGGCACGCCGCGGAGTTGGCCGACAGCGATTCGCCCGCGGTCGGCGAGGCGTCCAACATCGCCAAGTTCGCGGCCTCCGAAGCCGCACTGAAGGCGCTCGACCAGGCGATTCAGACCCACGGTGGCAACGGACTGTCCAAGGAGTATGGATTGTCGGAACTGTGGTTCGTCACCAGGCTCATGCGCACCGCGCCGGTCAGCCGGGAGATGGTCCTCAACTTCGTCGCCCAGACCTCACTCGGACTCCCGCGCTCGTACTAG
- a CDS encoding acetyl-CoA acetyltransferase, with product MSSRGIADQVAIVAMGCTRFGERWDRSAEDLLLDAVQEALTRADVPLADIDAFWLGTLGSGQSGLMLSRALSSDYKPVTRVENFCATGSEAFRNACYAVASGAYDRVMAVGVEKLKDSGFSGLLRADPPGAGTAPELSVTAPAAFSLLDPAYCAKYGVDPAEMREAMTHVAWKNHRNGMLNPKAQFRSEVSKEKIADSPKVAGRLGVFDCSGVSDGAACAMIVRAEDAYKYTDRPVFVKALALAAAPGRAGMDPAYDFTTFPEVVRSAQDAYAQAGITDPRTEVSLAEVHDCFTPTELVLMEDLGFSERGQAWKESLAGEFDADGRLPVNVDGGLKSFGHPVGASGLRMLYEAWLQMRGEAGDRQLDDPRIALTHNLGGRPGSAVSFVAIVGTDRAPTG from the coding sequence ATGAGCAGCCGAGGAATCGCCGATCAGGTCGCCATCGTCGCGATGGGGTGCACCCGCTTCGGCGAGCGCTGGGACCGGTCCGCGGAGGACCTCCTCCTCGACGCGGTGCAGGAGGCGCTGACCCGGGCCGACGTCCCGCTCGCCGACATCGACGCCTTCTGGCTCGGCACGCTCGGCTCCGGCCAGTCCGGACTGATGCTGAGCCGCGCGCTGAGCAGCGACTACAAGCCGGTGACTCGCGTGGAGAACTTCTGTGCCACCGGCTCCGAAGCATTCCGCAATGCCTGTTACGCGGTGGCTTCGGGCGCCTACGACCGCGTCATGGCGGTTGGTGTGGAGAAGCTCAAGGACTCCGGATTCTCCGGTCTGCTGCGCGCCGATCCCCCCGGGGCCGGCACTGCGCCCGAGTTGTCGGTCACCGCACCGGCCGCGTTCTCCCTGTTGGATCCGGCGTACTGCGCCAAGTACGGCGTGGACCCGGCCGAGATGCGCGAGGCGATGACGCACGTCGCCTGGAAGAACCACCGGAACGGGATGCTCAACCCCAAGGCGCAGTTCCGGTCCGAAGTCTCCAAGGAGAAGATCGCCGACTCACCGAAGGTGGCCGGACGACTGGGCGTCTTCGACTGCTCCGGTGTGTCCGACGGCGCGGCGTGCGCGATGATCGTCCGGGCCGAGGATGCGTACAAGTACACCGATCGTCCCGTCTTCGTCAAAGCACTGGCGCTGGCGGCGGCGCCGGGCCGGGCCGGCATGGATCCGGCATACGACTTCACGACGTTCCCCGAGGTGGTCCGGTCCGCCCAGGACGCCTACGCGCAGGCGGGGATCACCGATCCGCGCACCGAGGTGTCGCTCGCGGAGGTGCACGACTGCTTCACTCCGACCGAACTGGTCCTGATGGAGGATCTGGGCTTCTCGGAGCGGGGGCAGGCCTGGAAGGAATCACTCGCAGGCGAGTTCGACGCGGACGGCAGGCTGCCGGTGAACGTCGACGGCGGACTCAAGTCGTTCGGACATCCGGTCGGCGCCAGCGGTCTGCGGATGCTCTACGAAGCCTGGCTCCAGATGCGTGGGGAGGCCGGAGATCGCCAACTCGACGACCCGCGCATCGCGTTGACCCACAATCTGGGCGGTCGGCCGGGATCGGCCGTGTCGTTCGTGGCGATCGTCGGCACGGATCGGGCTCCGACGGGCTGA
- a CDS encoding ferredoxin: MKVTVDYGKCTGLGICESLAPLFFEVNDDGDLELLKEDIDPSELQSVEEAVAGCPTEALRIVRD; this comes from the coding sequence ATGAAGGTAACGGTTGACTACGGCAAGTGCACGGGACTCGGGATCTGCGAGTCGCTGGCGCCGCTGTTCTTCGAGGTCAACGACGACGGCGATCTCGAACTCTTGAAGGAAGACATCGATCCGAGCGAACTGCAGTCGGTGGAAGAGGCCGTGGCGGGCTGTCCCACCGAGGCCCTGCGCATCGTCCGCGACTGA
- a CDS encoding FAD-dependent oxidoreductase gives MDIEKLVVVGASLAGLRAVEGARKAGFEGQITLIGAEPHLPYDRPPLSKQFLEPGSDELEAPFFRTVETFSGELDAEVVLGAPATGLDTENRQVLVGERRVDYDALVIATGSTPRLLPGTERLSGVHTLRTLDDAVAVRQALTEGARTVVIGAGFIGSEVASGANKRGVPVTVVEALPTPLVRATGEAMGHAIASLHERNGTRLRCGVGVSAIEGDDRVERVVLADGSVLDADLVVVGIGVVPATDWLAGSGVQVDNGILCDENLWTGVPGVYAAGDVANWFNPVLGERQRMENWTAAAEQGAAAARNAIDPANARPYGTVPYFWSDWYDVRIQFVGSPDADEVRVVDGDPETGDKWVALYRRGDRLIGALTLNGQAVIMKYRVMITKGTSWDEALAFAEARKARMAEKAAARA, from the coding sequence GTGGACATCGAGAAACTGGTCGTCGTGGGCGCTTCACTGGCCGGACTGCGTGCGGTCGAGGGAGCGCGCAAGGCGGGCTTCGAGGGGCAGATCACGCTCATCGGCGCCGAACCGCACCTGCCGTACGATCGGCCACCGCTGTCGAAACAGTTCCTGGAACCGGGATCCGACGAACTGGAGGCGCCGTTCTTCCGCACCGTCGAGACGTTCTCCGGAGAACTCGATGCGGAAGTGGTCCTCGGTGCGCCCGCCACCGGTTTGGACACCGAGAACCGCCAGGTGCTGGTCGGCGAGCGACGGGTCGATTACGACGCGCTCGTGATCGCGACCGGCTCGACGCCGCGGCTGCTGCCCGGCACCGAACGCCTGTCCGGCGTGCACACGCTGCGCACCCTCGACGACGCCGTCGCGGTTCGGCAGGCGCTGACCGAAGGCGCCCGCACCGTTGTGATCGGGGCCGGGTTCATCGGCTCCGAGGTCGCTTCCGGCGCCAACAAGCGCGGGGTTCCGGTGACGGTGGTCGAAGCCTTGCCGACCCCCTTGGTGCGAGCGACCGGCGAGGCGATGGGGCATGCCATCGCCTCGCTCCACGAGCGGAACGGCACGCGATTGCGTTGCGGTGTCGGGGTTTCGGCGATAGAAGGCGACGACCGGGTGGAGCGGGTGGTGCTCGCGGACGGTTCGGTGCTCGACGCGGATCTGGTGGTGGTTGGCATCGGCGTGGTGCCGGCGACCGACTGGCTCGCCGGCAGCGGGGTGCAGGTGGACAACGGCATCCTGTGCGATGAGAACCTCTGGACCGGGGTTCCCGGGGTGTACGCGGCCGGTGACGTCGCCAACTGGTTCAATCCGGTCCTCGGCGAGCGCCAACGCATGGAGAACTGGACGGCGGCGGCAGAGCAGGGGGCCGCGGCCGCCCGAAACGCCATCGACCCGGCGAACGCCAGACCGTACGGGACGGTGCCGTACTTCTGGTCGGACTGGTACGACGTCCGGATCCAGTTCGTCGGCTCGCCCGATGCCGATGAGGTGCGCGTGGTCGACGGTGATCCGGAGACGGGCGACAAATGGGTCGCGTTGTATCGCCGCGGTGACCGACTCATCGGTGCGCTGACTCTCAACGGGCAGGCGGTGATCATGAAATACCGAGTGATGATCACGAAGGGGACCTCGTGGGACGAGGCTCTGGCCTTCGCGGAGGCGAGGAAGGCCAGGATGGCCGAGAAGGCGGCGGCTCGTGCATAA